A DNA window from Halogeometricum borinquense DSM 11551 contains the following coding sequences:
- a CDS encoding S8 family peptidase: MEGELESIPAVNSALSNQTYTIETSELQADKSIGDATTDSLTNQQYAMKGTRAFEAHDITTGSGIIVAVVDTGIDHTHPDLESQLDQKQSRLFRNSTVLTGTEKINVPTELEPVERFVATDIEGHSTQVAGIVAASQNETGIVGVAPDAKIISLRPFFFDELVGDILSLTSTFADLLVAIDYAIDIGVDVVNVSLTVGDPDPGSISRRRVYAALNRIIVHAIENGTTVVAAMGNDGIKRFLRIYPSYQ; encoded by the coding sequence ATGGAGGGCGAGTTGGAATCGATTCCTGCTGTAAATAGCGCATTGTCAAACCAGACTTACACTATTGAAACATCTGAACTACAGGCAGACAAAAGCATAGGTGATGCTACTACCGACTCACTGACTAACCAGCAGTATGCGATGAAAGGAACTCGTGCGTTCGAAGCGCACGATATTACGACCGGTAGCGGAATCATAGTTGCAGTGGTCGATACAGGGATTGATCATACGCATCCAGATCTCGAATCTCAACTCGATCAAAAGCAGAGTCGGCTGTTCCGCAACAGTACCGTTCTTACTGGGACTGAGAAGATCAATGTTCCTACCGAGCTAGAGCCGGTAGAGCGTTTCGTTGCGACTGATATAGAGGGACACAGCACTCAAGTCGCCGGTATTGTCGCTGCATCGCAAAACGAAACAGGAATCGTTGGCGTCGCTCCCGATGCTAAGATCATTTCGCTTAGACCGTTCTTTTTCGACGAACTAGTAGGTGATATTCTTAGTTTGACTAGCACGTTTGCTGATCTTTTGGTCGCGATTGATTACGCCATTGATATCGGTGTTGATGTTGTGAATGTTAGTTTAACAGTAGGAGATCCAGATCCAGGAAGTATATCACGGCGACGGGTGTATGCTGCACTCAATCGAATCATTGTACATGCAATCGAGAATGGAACAACCGTCGTCGCTGCAATGGGCAACGATGGAATCAAACGATTTCTCCGGATATATCCTTCCTACCAGTAA
- a CDS encoding S8 family serine peptidase, with the protein MESNDFSGYILPTSNPETISVAASNRSDELTEQSNFGNSTVTVAAPGNQILSLAPDRLFEDQYSRSSGTSVAAPQVTGIVCLLRELDSELHHRSIKQLIKKGAVALLKSLVSYISSR; encoded by the coding sequence ATGGAATCAAACGATTTCTCCGGATATATCCTTCCTACCAGTAATCCAGAAACGATAAGCGTTGCAGCATCCAACAGATCGGATGAACTTACCGAACAGTCCAACTTTGGAAACAGTACTGTAACTGTTGCTGCTCCCGGCAATCAAATCCTCTCACTAGCCCCAGACAGACTTTTCGAGGATCAGTATTCTCGCAGTTCTGGGACATCAGTAGCAGCACCACAAGTTACAGGGATTGTATGTTTGCTTCGCGAACTTGATTCTGAACTCCATCACCGGTCAATTAAACAATTGATCAAAAAGGGCGCAGTGGCTCTGTTGAAATCCTTAGTAAGCTACATTTCCAGTCGGTAG
- a CDS encoding ABC transporter permease: MASTTIARTECRRYLRGKIPWIVALCFIVLSRASVKPDPEATRIIGNAISLIHAQPPTVIIVPFAAAAISFRSIIRERESGTARILLGTETTRPGLVLGMVLGRATALLVPILAATILVVGYDTLQYGQFSPLLLLGFLTLSAAYVFAWTGLIVGISAASSSTTRAIILGSIATIGFTLWNDVTLSFVWQLTTGTTPGTELAYPDAFAVAGWLSPVSAFQVLVNWLFGVPIGPDSTVTQVADAMRQTGEFAPTPPPLSPWWAWVFLLAWPALTLVTGITIFQRSDLAPRSQPEILRRLIDVVPSLPPLSERQFDWLPGRSNIIDSLPGSWQPLARREFHQLARTPLVWAVGGLVFVAAILSLSPASYIQQALGSRVPLAALQQPLRFIGGIGVLFGTFRSVIHERDTGAIRFTAGTAVSRTETLVGFTLGRAAAFAVPIVLAVVLTCLVAVPQHGIVPLSMLAVFLSYTVLFVVVIAGIGVSLSTILRSQAVAGFAVLVFAAVQIMWLQISNIIYWVVSGTNVSGFTPPSNPFYLVIRWFPPLQLSNVVTNAIIGVPNSAATATGVISNLQPNQFSNSVVVRLHYSSDVPVWYLHPSAALVGLILWMFVPFAIALALYRTRTID; the protein is encoded by the coding sequence ATGGCCTCCACCACAATCGCACGAACTGAATGCCGACGGTATCTTCGCGGAAAGATTCCGTGGATCGTCGCACTGTGTTTCATCGTCCTCAGTCGAGCATCAGTCAAACCGGACCCAGAAGCCACTCGAATCATCGGCAACGCGATCTCGCTGATACATGCACAGCCCCCGACCGTGATAATCGTCCCATTCGCTGCTGCCGCCATCAGTTTCCGGTCTATCATTCGAGAACGCGAATCCGGGACCGCTCGAATACTTCTCGGCACCGAAACAACCCGTCCCGGCCTTGTTCTAGGAATGGTGCTCGGACGCGCCACCGCACTTCTCGTTCCAATCCTGGCCGCCACCATACTCGTCGTCGGATACGACACCCTCCAGTACGGCCAATTCTCCCCACTGTTACTTCTCGGATTTCTCACGCTCTCGGCAGCGTACGTATTTGCTTGGACAGGATTGATCGTCGGTATCTCGGCCGCCAGCTCGTCTACGACTCGCGCTATCATCCTCGGGAGTATCGCGACCATCGGCTTCACACTCTGGAACGACGTCACGCTCTCATTCGTGTGGCAACTCACGACCGGTACCACTCCCGGAACCGAACTCGCGTACCCAGATGCGTTCGCGGTAGCAGGCTGGCTCTCGCCCGTAAGCGCCTTCCAGGTTCTCGTGAACTGGCTGTTCGGCGTACCCATTGGCCCCGACAGCACCGTCACACAGGTTGCCGACGCGATGCGTCAAACCGGCGAGTTCGCACCGACGCCCCCGCCGCTTTCCCCGTGGTGGGCGTGGGTGTTCCTGCTAGCGTGGCCGGCGCTCACACTCGTTACCGGCATCACGATATTCCAGCGCAGCGACCTCGCCCCGCGTAGTCAACCCGAGATACTCCGCCGACTCATCGACGTCGTGCCTTCGCTGCCTCCGCTCAGCGAGCGACAATTCGACTGGTTACCCGGACGAAGTAACATCATTGATTCGCTGCCTGGCTCGTGGCAGCCGCTCGCCCGCCGTGAATTCCACCAGCTTGCTCGTACTCCGCTCGTCTGGGCGGTTGGCGGGCTTGTGTTCGTCGCTGCCATCCTCAGTCTCTCACCAGCCTCGTACATCCAGCAAGCACTTGGCTCACGTGTCCCGCTAGCCGCCCTTCAGCAACCGCTCAGGTTCATCGGTGGGATTGGTGTACTCTTCGGGACGTTCCGGTCCGTAATTCACGAGCGGGACACGGGTGCGATTCGCTTCACTGCCGGAACTGCAGTTTCACGCACGGAAACCCTCGTTGGCTTCACCCTTGGTCGCGCAGCCGCATTCGCTGTTCCGATCGTCCTTGCGGTCGTCCTCACCTGCCTCGTCGCCGTTCCACAACATGGTATTGTTCCCCTTAGCATGCTTGCTGTCTTCCTCTCGTACACCGTTCTGTTCGTCGTCGTGATTGCTGGGATTGGCGTCTCGTTGTCGACGATTCTGCGGAGCCAAGCGGTCGCCGGATTCGCAGTTCTCGTCTTCGCTGCCGTTCAAATCATGTGGCTCCAAATCTCGAACATAATCTATTGGGTAGTCTCGGGCACGAACGTCTCCGGGTTTACTCCACCAAGTAATCCATTCTACTTGGTCATTCGCTGGTTCCCACCGCTACAACTTTCGAACGTCGTGACGAATGCGATCATCGGCGTTCCAAATTCCGCAGCCACCGCCACCGGCGTCATCAGTAACCTTCAGCCAAACCAGTTCTCGAATTCGGTAGTCGTACGGTTACACTACAGCTCCGACGTGCCCGTCTGGTACCTTCATCCATCTGCCGCCCTCGTCGGGTTAATCCTATGGATGTTCGTTCCGTTTGCGATCGCCCTCGCTCTCTACCGTACTCGAACCATCGATTAG
- a CDS encoding ABC transporter ATP-binding protein, translating to MTVIQTTEVSKRYGGESAVVDLDLTVEDGVVYGFLGPNGAGKSTTIDMLMNYTRPSAGSITVLGLDAQEDASEIHARTGILPDQFGVYSTLTGREHVRYVLDANDATGNPEAVLDRVGLGDAIDQRAGGYSKGMQQRLGLAMAIAGEPELLILDEPFSGLDPYGVRLVRDVVEAERDRGATVFFSSHVLDQVERVCDQVGLLANGHLIAEGTPTELRDIAGVQTRLCIETADEDLAVEGIRDFDGVEDATYDAGEIVVTCPRTACYQVLRRLEGAGVSIRSFDVEQGTIEDAFVELADA from the coding sequence ATGACCGTGATTCAGACAACTGAAGTTTCGAAACGCTACGGCGGCGAATCAGCCGTCGTGGACCTCGACCTCACAGTCGAAGACGGCGTCGTGTACGGCTTTCTCGGGCCAAATGGTGCAGGGAAGTCTACGACCATCGACATGCTAATGAACTATACACGCCCGTCGGCGGGCAGTATTACCGTACTCGGGTTGGACGCTCAAGAGGATGCCAGTGAGATTCACGCCCGCACTGGTATCTTACCCGACCAATTTGGCGTCTACAGTACCCTCACCGGCCGCGAGCACGTTAGATACGTCCTCGACGCCAACGACGCAACTGGAAACCCCGAAGCGGTCCTCGACCGTGTCGGCCTCGGAGACGCGATCGACCAGCGTGCCGGCGGCTACTCGAAGGGAATGCAGCAACGGCTGGGGCTTGCGATGGCGATTGCTGGCGAGCCGGAGCTTCTCATCCTTGACGAACCGTTCTCCGGCCTTGACCCGTACGGCGTCCGTCTCGTAAGAGACGTCGTCGAAGCTGAACGTGACCGGGGTGCGACCGTCTTCTTCTCCAGCCACGTTCTCGACCAAGTCGAACGAGTCTGTGATCAGGTTGGGTTGCTCGCCAACGGCCACCTGATTGCCGAAGGAACGCCAACGGAACTCCGCGACATAGCGGGCGTACAAACCCGCCTTTGCATCGAAACGGCCGACGAGGACCTGGCGGTAGAAGGTATCCGTGATTTCGACGGCGTTGAGGACGCCACCTACGACGCCGGTGAGATAGTGGTTACATGTCCACGGACCGCCTGTTACCAAGTGCTACGGAGGCTGGAAGGAGCTGGGGTGAGCATTCGATCGTTCGATGTCGAGCAAGGAACAATCGAGGACGCTTTCGTCGAGTTGGCTGACGCTTGA
- a CDS encoding AAA family ATPase, translating into MITAVVYSESGGTFKTTMTANVAVALERMGQNTLVLDLDPQEGNLTSLFDVGEHRSDPDADNLVKHILDMPDGDFHDLIETSDEGVDIIPSHDMLGDFTSNLEQKISYETGMKNMNRDEYPRFELLYELLWEKQKLHEEYDAILIDPNARAEDLLYNAIFALRTLIAPVKPAGKGNLSLEGLDELVGNMENQLEIEIGLSCVVPSGVGQTNAHQQYQKQFENTEAFSTPVTIGNRESLMDAMWEARGSAFKVVEERWKTFEKDGEMVSEPGQRRVRDREVETLRKLSELAWFIATETFDTDVEPVLELDIRGHENRVIDLQEDALTETTTA; encoded by the coding sequence ATGATAACGGCCGTAGTCTATTCCGAATCAGGTGGGACGTTCAAGACGACTATGACGGCCAACGTCGCAGTCGCACTGGAGCGAATGGGCCAAAACACACTTGTATTGGACTTGGACCCTCAGGAAGGAAACCTAACTAGCCTCTTCGACGTCGGCGAACACCGGAGTGACCCAGATGCGGACAATCTGGTCAAGCATATTCTTGATATGCCAGACGGGGACTTCCACGATCTGATCGAAACATCGGACGAAGGCGTCGATATCATTCCGAGTCACGATATGCTCGGTGACTTTACCTCGAATTTAGAGCAGAAAATCTCCTACGAGACCGGAATGAAAAACATGAATCGTGACGAGTATCCCCGGTTCGAGCTTCTATACGAACTACTCTGGGAGAAACAGAAACTGCACGAAGAGTACGACGCGATTCTCATCGATCCAAACGCGCGAGCAGAAGACCTACTTTACAATGCGATCTTCGCACTACGGACGCTCATTGCCCCCGTCAAACCGGCTGGAAAAGGCAATCTGAGCCTCGAAGGGCTTGATGAACTCGTCGGGAACATGGAGAACCAACTAGAGATAGAGATCGGACTCTCCTGCGTTGTACCTTCCGGCGTTGGTCAGACGAACGCCCACCAGCAGTACCAAAAGCAGTTCGAGAACACGGAAGCCTTCTCCACACCGGTTACCATCGGCAACCGAGAAAGCCTCATGGATGCGATGTGGGAAGCCAGAGGCTCAGCATTCAAGGTGGTCGAAGAGCGGTGGAAGACCTTCGAGAAGGACGGAGAGATGGTGAGCGAACCCGGCCAACGGAGAGTGCGCGACAGAGAAGTCGAAACGCTACGGAAGCTATCCGAACTCGCCTGGTTCATCGCAACTGAAACGTTCGATACCGACGTTGAGCCAGTCCTAGAACTCGATATTCGGGGACACGAGAATCGGGTTATCGACCTGCAAGAGGATGCGCTAACGGAGACGACAACCGCATGA
- a CDS encoding DUF6498-containing protein encodes MTGLKHRRTLFVMVLSNLVLLAGVFVFDWNPHLLLLLYWFEVGVVVIRAAIQSLFAELPPSEGYKPTGSRAPFPLKLLAEVRGGFHPVRWLPPVYPQNIPYILLTLIPLAAFWPFGGLMLTGVISPVVETFVPPASAAVAAFTILVSQLFELADWLRSHKYETVAATGGISRTALVLLFALAFVAPFIVGIAEAAGVARVGLGLVLVGSKAAYDFLEIRNPGFVHTTMFIDETVGETSTVDVPDGEPIAEFHTDRRAGVAVSVFGGVLISIFGPTLLLVLLGGLAGMLIGGSLFGTPHGPVIGAAVGGAAVVAGRVLAQLVVGWIEGAHLVYRVYPDAVVAHNALTNEAQWSVPRADISGVSISDGVLSSILPGWFGSVRLDRYRGESRKIAYLPDADAVVRLLDT; translated from the coding sequence ATGACCGGCCTCAAGCACCGACGGACACTGTTCGTCATGGTCCTCTCGAATCTAGTGTTACTTGCGGGCGTGTTCGTGTTCGATTGGAACCCACACCTGCTTTTACTGCTGTACTGGTTTGAGGTGGGGGTCGTCGTCATTCGAGCGGCTATCCAATCGTTGTTCGCAGAGTTACCGCCCTCCGAGGGGTACAAACCAACTGGGTCAAGAGCGCCGTTCCCGCTTAAGCTTCTAGCGGAGGTCCGCGGTGGTTTCCACCCCGTGCGCTGGCTACCTCCGGTGTACCCGCAGAACATTCCGTACATCCTACTTACATTGATCCCACTTGCCGCCTTCTGGCCGTTTGGGGGACTCATGTTGACCGGTGTCATTTCTCCGGTCGTCGAGACGTTTGTCCCGCCAGCATCAGCCGCCGTTGCCGCGTTCACCATTCTCGTCAGCCAGTTGTTCGAGCTGGCGGACTGGCTCCGGTCTCACAAATACGAGACAGTTGCGGCGACCGGCGGTATCTCCCGAACAGCCTTGGTGCTGCTGTTCGCTCTCGCGTTCGTCGCGCCATTCATCGTCGGGATTGCCGAGGCGGCCGGTGTCGCCCGGGTTGGACTCGGCCTCGTACTCGTCGGGTCCAAAGCCGCCTACGACTTCCTCGAAATTCGAAACCCCGGCTTCGTCCATACAACGATGTTCATCGACGAGACGGTCGGGGAGACATCGACAGTTGACGTTCCCGACGGTGAACCAATCGCAGAGTTTCACACCGACCGACGTGCGGGAGTCGCCGTCTCGGTGTTCGGCGGTGTCTTGATTTCGATCTTCGGACCGACGCTTTTACTCGTTCTCCTCGGCGGACTGGCGGGAATGTTAATTGGTGGCAGTTTATTCGGGACACCACACGGTCCCGTAATCGGTGCCGCGGTCGGGGGCGCTGCCGTCGTCGCCGGTCGCGTTCTTGCACAGCTCGTCGTCGGCTGGATTGAGGGCGCACACCTCGTCTATCGCGTCTATCCCGACGCCGTCGTTGCACACAACGCACTAACCAACGAAGCACAGTGGTCCGTCCCTCGCGCGGATATCTCCGGCGTGAGTATCTCAGACGGGGTTCTATCATCCATCCTCCCCGGATGGTTTGGATCAGTCAGACTCGACCGGTACAGAGGAGAGAGCCGCAAAATCGCATATCTCCCTGATGCCGATGCAGTTGTGAGGCTGCTCGATACCTGA
- a CDS encoding DoxX family protein, which yields MAFDAGFGAIAFLIARVLFGGLLAFQGLNHFLNVSEMAGYAEAKGIPAAKASVLLSGGVLLFGGLGITFGVFPAIAAGAIALFLLVTTPTMHNFWAVPEDQQQAEMTHFIKNAELIGAALVFLALGSESWAYALL from the coding sequence ATGGCATTCGATGCTGGATTCGGTGCCATCGCGTTCCTCATCGCACGTGTCCTGTTCGGCGGACTCCTCGCATTCCAAGGACTCAATCACTTCCTGAATGTCAGTGAGATGGCCGGATACGCTGAAGCGAAAGGGATTCCAGCAGCCAAAGCGAGTGTGCTGCTATCCGGTGGGGTACTCCTCTTCGGTGGTCTCGGCATCACGTTCGGAGTCTTTCCAGCGATTGCTGCGGGAGCAATCGCGCTGTTCCTGCTCGTCACGACACCGACGATGCACAACTTCTGGGCGGTGCCGGAAGATCAACAGCAGGCCGAGATGACGCACTTCATCAAAAACGCCGAACTCATCGGCGCAGCGTTGGTCTTTCTCGCCCTCGGAAGTGAGTCATGGGCGTATGCGCTGCTCTAG
- a CDS encoding iron-containing alcohol dehydrogenase family protein — MSQSDRFRFEYNPGVLQYGAGCVDSLSAELERLGSERALVVSGSTVGTTPAVIEPVTDGLGTKLAGVFAETTPEKRLQTAYDGLEAMEEADADVLVSLGGGSSLDVAKVISVLAADDRDPQAVGAEFGETGTISVPSGSVTPIVVVPTTLAGADLSTVAGVTASPESGLVERPVSGGISDPRLMPRATFYDPVLFATTPKQILAASAMNGFDKGIETIYARNATPITDATAVRGLKLLEGGLRQLNEQSVSEKALEPVAQGLLLVQYGISRPGETTLSIIHAFGHALTRSSAVQQGAMHGIIAPHVLSYLFENVAGRRELLAEALCSDVSASAEDIVASVEWVRDALSLPSRLRDVDGPDPAAFPDVAESVLADPFMANAPSGLDPTSEEIADVLRDAY, encoded by the coding sequence ATGAGCCAGTCTGATCGGTTCCGATTCGAGTACAACCCCGGTGTCCTACAATACGGTGCCGGTTGCGTCGATAGCCTTTCAGCGGAGCTAGAGCGGCTGGGATCTGAGCGCGCACTCGTCGTTAGCGGCTCGACCGTCGGAACCACACCGGCAGTCATCGAGCCGGTAACCGATGGACTCGGCACAAAGCTTGCAGGCGTCTTTGCCGAGACAACGCCCGAAAAACGACTCCAAACAGCCTACGACGGGCTCGAAGCCATGGAAGAGGCCGACGCGGATGTTCTCGTGAGCCTTGGCGGCGGCAGCAGTCTCGACGTTGCTAAGGTCATCAGTGTCCTCGCTGCGGACGACCGCGACCCACAAGCGGTCGGTGCGGAGTTTGGTGAAACCGGAACGATTTCTGTCCCGTCCGGCTCGGTAACGCCTATCGTCGTCGTTCCGACCACGCTAGCCGGTGCAGATCTGTCTACCGTGGCTGGTGTGACGGCTTCGCCCGAATCCGGACTTGTCGAACGTCCTGTGAGTGGGGGGATTTCGGACCCACGGCTGATGCCCCGGGCGACCTTTTACGACCCCGTACTGTTCGCCACCACACCGAAACAGATTCTCGCCGCCTCTGCGATGAACGGGTTCGACAAAGGCATCGAAACGATTTATGCTCGAAACGCAACGCCGATAACGGACGCAACAGCGGTTCGAGGGCTCAAACTGCTCGAAGGTGGTCTCAGACAACTCAACGAGCAATCTGTCTCCGAGAAGGCTCTCGAACCGGTCGCTCAGGGACTTCTCTTGGTTCAGTATGGGATTTCGAGACCTGGTGAGACGACGCTGTCGATCATCCACGCGTTCGGCCACGCACTGACGCGCTCCTCTGCTGTTCAGCAGGGGGCTATGCACGGAATCATCGCGCCGCACGTACTCAGCTACCTCTTTGAGAACGTTGCTGGTCGGCGCGAGCTACTTGCGGAAGCACTCTGTAGTGACGTTTCAGCGTCCGCTGAAGACATTGTTGCGTCCGTCGAGTGGGTCCGGGATGCACTTTCTCTTCCCTCGCGCCTCAGGGACGTTGATGGACCCGACCCCGCCGCGTTCCCTGACGTGGCCGAGTCGGTACTCGCTGATCCGTTCATGGCGAACGCACCGTCCGGTCTCGATCCGACAAGCGAAGAAATCGCAGACGTGCTACGGGATGCGTACTGA
- a CDS encoding enolase-like domain-containing protein, translated as MLYDHVADLDLTIDTYDLAQRERDTSSGFTRATTVISLHGDGEVGQGEDVTYDNDAHYSLRDSSTEFDLAGRYTVDEFSAHVAEIDFFDGESPGQSIFRNYRRWAFESAALDLALKQADTNLAECLGRTYDPVRFVVSTRLAEPPTGDRVIDWLDRNPNLAFKLDPTSEWTVDVVERLAETEAVQTLDLKGQYHGTTVDQPADPELYQRVIEGFPNALIEDPELNEETRPLFEGHEARVTWDYPIRSVETVKDLPWEPDWLNIKPSRFGSVQSLFETIDYCRDHDIRMFGGGQFELDVGREHIHAVASLFYPDAPNDVAPKAYNDPDPSGELPSSPLAPPTSPRGFEWE; from the coding sequence ATGCTCTACGACCACGTTGCTGATCTCGATTTGACAATCGATACGTACGACCTCGCCCAGCGCGAGCGCGATACGTCGAGTGGATTCACTCGGGCGACGACTGTCATCTCGCTCCACGGCGATGGTGAAGTTGGACAGGGGGAGGATGTGACGTACGACAATGACGCCCATTATTCGCTTCGGGATTCCTCGACGGAGTTTGATCTCGCAGGGCGATACACCGTCGATGAATTCTCCGCACACGTCGCCGAGATCGATTTCTTCGACGGTGAATCGCCCGGGCAGTCTATTTTCCGGAACTACCGCCGCTGGGCCTTCGAGAGCGCCGCGCTCGATCTTGCGCTGAAACAGGCCGACACGAATCTCGCTGAGTGCCTCGGTCGCACGTACGACCCAGTTCGATTCGTCGTGAGTACGCGCTTGGCTGAACCTCCGACCGGCGACCGGGTTATCGACTGGCTCGACCGCAACCCAAATTTAGCGTTCAAGCTCGACCCGACCTCCGAGTGGACGGTCGATGTCGTCGAACGGCTTGCGGAGACCGAGGCGGTCCAAACGCTCGATCTCAAGGGACAGTATCACGGCACGACGGTCGATCAACCCGCCGACCCGGAACTGTATCAACGGGTCATCGAGGGCTTCCCGAACGCCCTCATCGAGGATCCGGAACTGAACGAGGAAACGCGACCTCTATTCGAGGGACACGAAGCTCGCGTGACGTGGGATTATCCGATTCGGAGTGTCGAGACAGTCAAAGACCTCCCGTGGGAACCGGACTGGCTCAACATCAAGCCGTCCCGATTCGGCTCGGTACAGTCGCTTTTCGAGACGATTGATTACTGCCGCGACCACGATATTCGGATGTTCGGCGGCGGCCAATTCGAACTCGACGTCGGTCGCGAACATATCCATGCGGTCGCATCACTGTTCTATCCGGACGCGCCGAACGATGTGGCACCGAAGGCCTACAACGACCCTGACCCGAGCGGTGAACTTCCGTCGAGTCCGCTTGCCCCGCCGACATCCCCACGAGGGTTTGAGTGGGAGTAA
- a CDS encoding hydrolase produces the protein MVNETASPSDQLLTQQNCAITLIDHQPEMVLGVNTIETGALRNNVAGLAKTADAYDIPVVLSSITKEYNGPLFEEIREILPDEDVIDRTTMNSWEDEAYVEAVEETGRDRLVMAGLWTEVCVCFAALSAMEAGYDVYVVVDACGGRTAADHEYSMERMMNAGAIPVTWAQVLYELQRDWAADGAEEAHQISIDHAGDFGVAVEFADFQTK, from the coding sequence ATGGTAAACGAGACTGCAAGTCCGAGCGATCAGTTGCTCACACAACAGAACTGTGCGATAACGCTCATCGATCACCAACCCGAGATGGTACTCGGGGTCAATACCATCGAAACCGGCGCCCTTCGAAACAACGTTGCTGGTCTCGCAAAGACGGCCGATGCGTACGATATCCCGGTTGTCCTTTCGAGTATCACCAAAGAGTACAACGGGCCACTTTTCGAGGAGATACGGGAGATACTGCCGGACGAAGACGTAATCGACCGGACGACGATGAATTCGTGGGAGGATGAGGCGTACGTCGAGGCAGTCGAGGAAACCGGCCGCGACCGACTGGTCATGGCTGGCCTCTGGACGGAAGTGTGCGTTTGTTTCGCCGCCCTCTCAGCCATGGAGGCGGGATACGATGTCTACGTCGTGGTCGATGCCTGTGGCGGGCGGACGGCCGCAGATCACGAGTATTCGATGGAGCGAATGATGAACGCGGGTGCGATACCGGTCACGTGGGCACAGGTACTCTACGAACTACAGCGAGACTGGGCAGCAGATGGTGCCGAAGAGGCCCACCAGATCTCAATCGATCACGCTGGTGACTTCGGAGTGGCTGTCGAATTCGCGGACTTCCAAACCAAATAG
- a CDS encoding CDGSH iron-sulfur domain-containing protein: MKEDIHQYTGEDIVVEYDVNRCIHARECVRGLPDVFDPDKRPWIEPDNAAVEELMSVIMQCPTGALQFERTDTDYEEPVPEQNTVSVVPDGPLYLAGDVEITSPDETVLIRDTRVALCRCGASSNKPLCDNSHEAVEFEASGTISDGHTSHSPSERDGTLRVTPLPDGPLRVEGRFEMQGHDGGAKRCGDGATLCRCGGSNDKPSCDGTHEEIGFSSGEASE; encoded by the coding sequence ATGAAAGAAGACATCCACCAGTACACGGGTGAGGATATTGTGGTCGAATACGACGTGAACCGATGCATTCACGCCAGAGAATGCGTTCGCGGGCTTCCGGACGTGTTCGACCCCGACAAACGTCCGTGGATCGAACCCGACAACGCTGCTGTCGAGGAGTTGATGTCGGTGATCATGCAGTGTCCGACCGGAGCCTTACAGTTCGAACGAACTGATACTGATTACGAGGAACCGGTCCCGGAGCAAAATACAGTCTCCGTTGTGCCCGACGGCCCGCTCTATCTTGCAGGTGACGTTGAGATTACTTCACCAGACGAGACGGTTCTGATCCGCGATACACGCGTTGCCCTGTGTCGATGCGGGGCATCATCGAATAAGCCGCTCTGTGATAACAGCCACGAGGCAGTTGAGTTCGAAGCATCTGGAACCATCTCAGACGGTCACACGTCCCACTCTCCATCGGAGAGAGATGGGACGTTACGGGTGACACCGTTACCCGACGGGCCACTCCGTGTGGAGGGTCGATTCGAGATGCAGGGCCACGACGGTGGGGCAAAGCGTTGTGGCGATGGTGCGACGCTGTGTCGCTGTGGTGGCTCCAACGATAAACCGTCTTGCGATGGAACGCACGAGGAGATTGGCTTCTCTAGCGGGGAGGCGTCTGAGTAA